The region CCAGAGTGAAATCTCGACCGGCAAGTCCATCGCCAACGCCAAGGACAATGCGGCCATCTGGGCCATCGCCCAGATCATGGACACCGACGTTTCGTCCTTCCAGAGCATCCAGTCCCAGCTGAACGTCGCCGACGCGACGGTGGCAACCTCGCGCGCGGGAGCCGAGCGTATCAGCGGGCTGCTGAAGGAAATGAAGAACCTGGCCGTCGGCGGCTCCAGCGACACCGCTGATTTCGCCAAGATCGATACCGATATCCAGGCGAAGATGACGGAAATCAACGACATCATTTCGGCCACGCAGATGAACGGCATCAACCTGCTGGCAACCGACGTCGACGGCAATGGCGGCACGGATTTCTCGGTCATCTCGTCGCTGAATCGCTCGGGCGCCGGCGGCACCACGACCATGGTGTCCATCGACGTGACCGGACAGGATCTCGAGGCCGCCCTTACCGCCGGGGTCACGGCGATCACCGACGCGGCCACGGCGGCGACCGCGCTTGGCGAGATCGAAGGGTATCTGAATACCGTGGTCGATGCCGCGGCAGAACTCGGTTCCTTCGGCAAGCGCATTGCCAACCAGTCGGACTTCATGGGGCTGCTGGCCGATTCGCTGAAACTCGGCATCGGTTCGCTGGTCGACGCCAACATGGAGGAAGCCTCGGCCCGCCTGCAGGCGCTGCAGACCCAGCAGCAGTTGGGCATCCAGTCGCTGTCGATCGCCAACCAGGCGCCGCAGTCGATCCTGGCACTGTTTCGCGGCTGACGAAGTCTTCGTGATATCGGAGGCGGGGTGCCAACTCGACACCCCGCCGCCAGCGTCCCCTCCTCCTAGCAACCGGGAATGAACACGTTGAACGCGGTTACGCCTATGAACGACTATGGCCCCTATCGATCCCACGGGATTCGCACCGAACGCGACATTGAATACGAGGCGTTCTCGCAGATCACCCGGATGATGCGGGCCGCAAGCCAAGGTCCGCTCGAACCCGTCCAGGTCATGGCCATCCACAGGAATAACGAGCTCTGGACCACGCTCGCCACGGATCTGGCGCAGCCCGGGAACCAGCTGCCGGTGGAAACCCGGGCGGGGCTGATCTCGCTGGCCGGCTTCGCAATTCGTCAGGGCCATGCGGTTCTGAACGGTACCGGCGACATCGATCCGCTGATCGACGTGAACGTTGCCATCATGAAAGGCCTGCGCGGCACGGTGCCGGAATGAGCGGGCTGGTCATCAAGCTGGCACCGAAGGAACGGATCCTGATCAATGGTGCCGTCATCGAGAATGGCGACAAGCGCTCGAAGATCGCCATCAAGACCCCCAATGCCAATGTGCTGCGCCTGAAGGACGCCATCCACCCCGAGGCAGTCCGCAGCCCTGTCGCCCGGGTCTGCTACGTCGCCCAGTTGATCCTCTCCGGGGACACCGAGCCTGACGAGGGCGGCAGACAGCTGTTGCGCGGGATCGAACAGCTGTCGCAGGTCTTCGACGATCCCGACAGCCGCCGGCTGCTGGCCGCGGCCAGCCAAAGCGCGCTGTCCGGCAATGCCTATCAGGCGCTGCGGCGGTTGCGCGATCTGCTCCCGCGTGAGGCGCGCATGCTGTCGGCACGACCACAATGACGGCGGCGATTCACTTGGGCACGGGTGGCCTCGCGGGGTGGAAGCTCCTGCAGCGCACCGCGTCCCGGCAAAAGGAAATGCTGGCGGCCGATCCGGTCGTGGCACGCACGACCCGCTATTTCCGCGAGACGATCGGGCGCACGGCGGGGGCCGATGATCTCGTTTCGGACCATCGGCTGATGACCGTCGCCCTTGGCGCCTACGGGTTGGAGAGCCAGATCGCCAGCAAGGCCTTCATTCGCAAGGTCCTGGACGAGCCGCGCGGCGATGACAGGTCGCTGGCCAACCGGATGGTGGACAAGCGCTATCAGAAGCTCGCCGCCGCCTTCGGTTATGACCAGGGCAACCAGATGGTCTCCTCCTCCGGGTTTGGCGAGCAGATCTCGGCGCTCTACCTCGAGAGGGAATTCGAGCGCCGCGTGGGTGAAGGCGACCCGAACCTGCGTCTCGCGCTCAATGCCCAGCGCGAACTTCGCCAGATGACCGACCGCGCGTCAACCGAGGCGACCCTCTGGTACGAGGTTCTGGGCAACACGCAGCTACGCAAGGTGTTCGAACAGGCCTTCGGCTTTGGCCAGGCCTACGGGAGACTGCCGATCGACCGGCAGCTGGCGGAATTCACCGCCGGCGCGACATCGCTCTTTGGCAGTTCCTCTTTCAAGGTGATCGCGTCAGAAGCCGGGATCGAGAAGCTGGTTCAGCGCTTTCTTCTGCGCGCGCAAATATCCGACAGCGCGGCGACATCGCCCTTTGCCACCGCCCTGACCTTGCTGCGCAGAGGGGGCTGAGCCTTGCTGGGGTCCCGGTGCAGCACGACCACTCTGCCAGCATCCCCGCGCGGCGCCCCGGTCTGGCGGCGCACCGGTGCCGCAGAGATTCGCACCCGGCACCCACCAACGCGCCTTGCGCCCCGGCCCTGCATGGCTATAACCCCGGACGATTTGCGCCAATCCATGACAAGCCGGGGTCACCATGCCGAAGAGAACCGATATCAAATCCATTCTGATCATCGGTGCCGGGCCCATCGTTATCGGTCAGGCCTGTGAATTCGACTATTCCGGCGCCCAGGCCTGCAAGGCCCTGCGCGAGGAAGGTTATCGGGTCGTGCTGGTGAACTCGAACCCGGCGACGATCATGACCGATCCGGAAATGGCCGACGCCACCTATATCGAGCCGATCACGCCCGAGATCGTCGAAAAGATCATCGCCAAGGAACGCCCCGACGCGCTGCTGCCGACCATGGGCGGACAGACCGGGCTGAACACGGCCCTGGCGCTGGCCGATGCCGGGGTGCTGAACCGCTATGGCGTCGAACTGATCGGGGCGCAGCGCTCGGCCATCGAGATGGCCGAGGACCGCAAGCTGTTCCGCGAGGCGATGGACCGGATCGGTCTGGAAAACCCGCGCGCCACCATCGTTTCGGCCCCGAAACACGCCAATGGCAAATACGACATCTCGGCCGGTGTTGCGCAGGCGATGGAGGCGCTGGAAGAGATCGGCCTGCCGGCGATCATCCGTCCGGCCTTCACCCTCGGCGGGACCGGCGGCGGCGTTGCCTATAACCGCGACGATTACGAACGCATCGTGCGTTCGGGCCTCGATGCCTCGCCGGTCGCACAGGTGCTGGTTGATGAAAGCCTGCTCGGCTGGAAGGAATTCGAGATGGAGGTCGTGCGGGATCGCAACGACAATGCCATCATCGTCTGCGCCATCGAGAACGTCGATCCGATGGGCGTGCATACCGGCGATTCGATCACCGTCGCCCCGGCCCTGACGCTGACTGACCGCGAATACCAGATCATGCGCAACGGCTCGATCGCGGTGCTGCGCGAGATCGGGGTCGAGACCGGTGGCTCGAACGTGCAATGGGCGATCAACCCGGCGGACGGCCGCATGGTGGTGATCGAGATGAACCCGCGGGTCAGCCGCTCCTCGGCACTGGCCTCGAAGGCCACGGGCTTCCCGATCGCCAAGATCGCCGCGAAACTGGCCGTCGGCTATACGCTGGACGAGCTGGACAATGACATCACCAAGGTCACGCCGGCCTCGTTCGAGCCGTCGATCGATTATGTCGTGACCAAGATCCCGCGCTTTGCCTTCGAGAAATTCCCCGGCTCGAAGCCCGAGCTGACCACGGCGATGAAATCGGTGGGCGAGGTCATGGCCATCGGCCGCAGCTTCCACGAATCTCTGCAAAAGGCGCTGACCTCGATGGAGAACGGGCTGACCGGGCTCGACGAGATCGCCATCGAGGGCGCGTCCGACCAGGGCAAGCCTGCCGTCATCGCCGCGCTGTCGAAACAGACGCCCGACCGGCTGCGGGTCATCGCCGAGGCCATGCGCTTTGGTCTGACGGATGACGAGATCCAGCGCGTCACCAGCTTCGATCCGTGGTTCCTCAGCCGCATCCGCGAGATCGTCGATGCCGAGAACACCGTCCGCGCGGATGGTCTGCCGACGGATGCCAAGGGGCTGCGCGCGCTGAAGATGATGGGCTTCACCGATGCGCGTCTGGCCACCCTGACCGGGCGTGACGAGGCCGAGATCCGCCGTGCCCGCGCCGCGCTGGAGATCCGCCCGGTCTTCAAGCGCATCGACACCTGCGCCGCCGAGTTCGAGGCCCAGACCCCCTACATGTATTCCACCTATGAAGCCCCGGCGATGGGCGATGTGGAAAACGAGGCGCGGCCCAGCAATGCCAAAAAGGTGGTCATCCTTGGGGGTGGCCCGAACCGGATCGGCCAGGGGATCGAGTTCGACTATTGCTGCTGCCATGCCTGCTTTGCGCTGACCAAAGCCGGCTATGAGACGATCATGATCAACTGCAACCCGGAAACGGTCAGCACCGATTATGACACCTCGGACCGGCTCTATTTCGAGCCGCTGACGCTGGAACATGTGCTGGAGATCCTGCGGGTCGAACAGGAGAACGGCACGCTACACGGCGTGATCGTGCAGTTCGGCGGCCAGACGCCGCTGAAACTGGCCGACGCGCTGGAGGCCGAGGGCATTCCGATCCTCGGCACCACCCCCGATGCCATCGATCTGGCCGAGGATCGCGAGCGGTTCCAGAAGCTCCTGAACGACCTGAACCTGAAACAGCCGATCAACGGCATCGCCCACAGCCCGGCCGAGGCGATCGAGATCGCCGAGCGGATCGGCTTCCCGCTGGTCATCCGCCCCTCCTATGTGCTGGGCGGCCGCGCGATGGAGATCGTGCGCGATATGGACCATCTGAACCGCTATATCACCGAGGCGGTGAAGGTCTCGGGCAAGAACCCGGTGCTGCTCGACAGCTATCTCTCGGGCGCGATCGAGGTCGATGTCGATGCGCTGAGCGATGGCGAAACCGTCCATGTCGCCGGGATCATGGAGCATATCGAGGAAGCCGGCGTCCATTCGGGCGACTCGGCCTGCTCGCTGCCGCCGCATACGCTGGATGCCGCGACCGTCGAGGAGTTGAAGCGCCAGACGGTTGCCATGGCGCGCGCGCTGCGCGTCGTCGGG is a window of Paracoccus zhejiangensis DNA encoding:
- a CDS encoding flagellin N-terminal helical domain-containing protein translates to MSSILTNSSAIVALQTLKGTNAGLAKAQSEISTGKSIANAKDNAAIWAIAQIMDTDVSSFQSIQSQLNVADATVATSRAGAERISGLLKEMKNLAVGGSSDTADFAKIDTDIQAKMTEINDIISATQMNGINLLATDVDGNGGTDFSVISSLNRSGAGGTTTMVSIDVTGQDLEAALTAGVTAITDAATAATALGEIEGYLNTVVDAAAELGSFGKRIANQSDFMGLLADSLKLGIGSLVDANMEEASARLQALQTQQQLGIQSLSIANQAPQSILALFRG
- the flaF gene encoding flagellar biosynthesis regulator FlaF → MNTLNAVTPMNDYGPYRSHGIRTERDIEYEAFSQITRMMRAASQGPLEPVQVMAIHRNNELWTTLATDLAQPGNQLPVETRAGLISLAGFAIRQGHAVLNGTGDIDPLIDVNVAIMKGLRGTVPE
- the flbT gene encoding flagellar biosynthesis repressor FlbT, with protein sequence MSGLVIKLAPKERILINGAVIENGDKRSKIAIKTPNANVLRLKDAIHPEAVRSPVARVCYVAQLILSGDTEPDEGGRQLLRGIEQLSQVFDDPDSRRLLAAASQSALSGNAYQALRRLRDLLPREARMLSARPQ
- a CDS encoding DUF1217 domain-containing protein; the protein is MLAADPVVARTTRYFRETIGRTAGADDLVSDHRLMTVALGAYGLESQIASKAFIRKVLDEPRGDDRSLANRMVDKRYQKLAAAFGYDQGNQMVSSSGFGEQISALYLEREFERRVGEGDPNLRLALNAQRELRQMTDRASTEATLWYEVLGNTQLRKVFEQAFGFGQAYGRLPIDRQLAEFTAGATSLFGSSSFKVIASEAGIEKLVQRFLLRAQISDSAATSPFATALTLLRRGG
- the carB gene encoding carbamoyl-phosphate synthase large subunit → MPKRTDIKSILIIGAGPIVIGQACEFDYSGAQACKALREEGYRVVLVNSNPATIMTDPEMADATYIEPITPEIVEKIIAKERPDALLPTMGGQTGLNTALALADAGVLNRYGVELIGAQRSAIEMAEDRKLFREAMDRIGLENPRATIVSAPKHANGKYDISAGVAQAMEALEEIGLPAIIRPAFTLGGTGGGVAYNRDDYERIVRSGLDASPVAQVLVDESLLGWKEFEMEVVRDRNDNAIIVCAIENVDPMGVHTGDSITVAPALTLTDREYQIMRNGSIAVLREIGVETGGSNVQWAINPADGRMVVIEMNPRVSRSSALASKATGFPIAKIAAKLAVGYTLDELDNDITKVTPASFEPSIDYVVTKIPRFAFEKFPGSKPELTTAMKSVGEVMAIGRSFHESLQKALTSMENGLTGLDEIAIEGASDQGKPAVIAALSKQTPDRLRVIAEAMRFGLTDDEIQRVTSFDPWFLSRIREIVDAENTVRADGLPTDAKGLRALKMMGFTDARLATLTGRDEAEIRRARAALEIRPVFKRIDTCAAEFEAQTPYMYSTYEAPAMGDVENEARPSNAKKVVILGGGPNRIGQGIEFDYCCCHACFALTKAGYETIMINCNPETVSTDYDTSDRLYFEPLTLEHVLEILRVEQENGTLHGVIVQFGGQTPLKLADALEAEGIPILGTTPDAIDLAEDRERFQKLLNDLNLKQPINGIAHSPAEAIEIAERIGFPLVIRPSYVLGGRAMEIVRDMDHLNRYITEAVKVSGKNPVLLDSYLSGAIEVDVDALSDGETVHVAGIMEHIEEAGVHSGDSACSLPPHTLDAATVEELKRQTVAMARALRVVGLMNVQFALKDGQIFVLEVNPRASRTVPFVAKATDSAIASIAARLMAGEPMSNFPARPPYPEGVGPEDDLPFADPLTLADPKTPWFSVKEAVMPFARFPGVDTLLGPEMRSTGEVMGWDRNFPRAFLKAQLGAGTTLPQEGLVFISIKDADKSAELAAAARDLIAMGFTIVATSGTADFLAANGVESQRVNKVYEGRPNIVDRLKNGEIAMVLNTTEGAQAIQDSREIRAVALYDKIPYYTTAAGSIAAVAAIKSRGEGEVGVRSLQA